CCGGCGGCCCGTATCAGTTCAATGGATTCTCTGACCGAGGTGCCGGCAGAAATCACATCGTCGATAATCAGCACGCGCCCCTGTAGCGTCGCGCCGACGGTTGTGCCGCCTTCGCCGTGGTCTTTGGCTTCCTTGCGGTTGTAGCTGTACGGCACATTGCGGCCTTGTTCAGATAGCGCGATTGCCGCGCCTGTCGCCAGCGGGATTCCCTTGTACGCGGGGCCGAAAATCATGTCGAAGGGAATGTCGGATGCGATGATGGCCTGCGCGTAAAACTGCGACAGATTGCGCATCGAGTCGCCATCGTTGAACAGTCCGGCATTGAAAAAATACGGGGACAGGCGTCCGGCTTTGGTTTGAAACTCGCCGAAGCGCAGCACTTGTTTTTGGACGGCGAAACGGATGAAATCTTGTCTGAAATTGAACATGGCGTAGGCACGGGTTGGGAGATCACAGAGATAAACATTATAATCAAACGCCCTCACACATTGGATATTTCATGCGCATTATCTCTGTCAATTTAAATGGCATACGTTCGGCCAGCAGCAAAGGTTTTTATGAGTGGCTGGCACAACAGGATGCGGATGTGATCTGT
Above is a window of Gallionella capsiferriformans ES-2 DNA encoding:
- the pyrE gene encoding orotate phosphoribosyltransferase, producing MFNFRQDFIRFAVQKQVLRFGEFQTKAGRLSPYFFNAGLFNDGDSMRNLSQFYAQAIIASDIPFDMIFGPAYKGIPLATGAAIALSEQGRNVPYSYNRKEAKDHGEGGTTVGATLQGRVLIIDDVISAGTSVRESIELIRAAGAEPCAVVIALDRMERGLGDLSAVQEVRENYGIPVIAIATLNDLLGFLQNEPEMIANLDAVRAYRDLFGVEND